The window TGAACAACTTGGCAAGTGAAAATTTCATCATTACCTGTTTACGTTTTGCTACAGCATGTGGCTTTAGCCCAAGGCTACGTTTAGACCTGGTACTCAATGATTTTGTAGCAGGGGCCATATCCTCAGGAGAAATTTCTATATTAAGTGATGGAACACCATGGAGGGCGATGGTACATGTAAAAGACATGTCAAGAGCCATTGAATGGGCTTCTATTCGAGAAACATCAAATGGTGGATCTTTTCTAGCCGTTAATATCGGTACTAATAAGTGGAACCACCAAGTAAAAACCATGGCCCTGGCTGTTCAGCAACAATTGCCCGGCATTAATGTCACAATAAATCAGGATGCCCCAGCGGACAAACGTTCTTACAAAGTGAATTTTGATAAATTCATGGAACTGGCTCCTGACTTCCAACCTCAATTTGATCTTGAAAAAGCAATTATTGACTTGGAATTAGGAATGAAAAGCATAGGGTTTAATGATGCTAATTTTAGGGATTCAAATCTGATTCGGCTAAAAGTTCTAAACAGTTTCCAAGACCAAGGACTGTTAAATGAAAACCTAAATTGGACAGATAAATCTTTTCTATAAAAAACCAAAGGCTAAGTGTAAATATTCACTTAGCCTTTGATTTCGCATCTAGCCTTACTTGCCTATAGGTCAAAGAAATGCTTATTTTGTTCTGCCCTTAACTGGTCACTAAACCTATTTTCCGGTAAAATCACATCCTCATAGGTTATAACCTGATCCTTCGGTATATCTCGACGGAGTACACAGTCAACAGCCAAACCTAATGGCAGTAAACCCTCCTCTAGGGAAGTAGACATGTTTTCACATAAACCGTAGGTCATGTAATGGCCTATCCCATCTATTTTCTCCCCTTTTTTAAGATCTCTTTTGGCAGTGGTCACCACATCCACCATTGGTTTTTCGGGGGCTATGGAAGCATCTTGGAACAACACCGCTCTTGCCACTGTGAT of the Cyclobacterium marinum DSM 745 genome contains:
- a CDS encoding NAD-dependent epimerase/dehydratase family protein — protein: MKILITGNMGYIGPVLVNHLKKAYPKCTIIGFDMGYFAQCVSSNGPFPEVNVDQQVFGDVRNFPEKLLEGVDTVVNLAAISNDPMGKKFEEFTLDVNYRSCINLAKMAKKAGVKHFVFASSCSMYGAADDYPKTEEDTLNPLTAYARSKVMSENDLNNLASENFIITCLRFATACGFSPRLRLDLVLNDFVAGAISSGEISILSDGTPWRAMVHVKDMSRAIEWASIRETSNGGSFLAVNIGTNKWNHQVKTMALAVQQQLPGINVTINQDAPADKRSYKVNFDKFMELAPDFQPQFDLEKAIIDLELGMKSIGFNDANFRDSNLIRLKVLNSFQDQGLLNENLNWTDKSFL